One genomic segment of Hordeum vulgare subsp. vulgare chromosome 2H, MorexV3_pseudomolecules_assembly, whole genome shotgun sequence includes these proteins:
- the LOC123430821 gene encoding uncharacterized protein LOC123430821 codes for MATTAGTRTGAALGTHTSTKMRVLLIPFFATSHIEPFTDLAIRLAAAASPDATVEATVAVTPSNVSIVRSMLKRQYVDAAEGMPVKIATTPSRPWTASRGAWRTSARRRRPTCGASTPPPSATP; via the coding sequence ATGGCTACCACTGCCGGTACCCGCACCGGTGCCGCCTTGGGTACCCACACCAGCACGAAGATGCGCGTCCTGCTCATCCCTTTCTTCGCGACCAGCCACATCGAGCCCTTCACCGACCTTGCCATCCGCCTCGCCGCGGCGGCTAGCCCCGACGCCACCGTGGAGGCGACCGTCGCCGTCACTCCGTCCAACGTCTCCATCGTCCGGTCCATGCTCAAAAGACAGTACGTTGATGCAGCCGAGGGCATGCCTGTGAAGATAGCCACGACCCCTTCCCGGCCGTGGACGGCCTCCCGAGGGGCGTGGAGAACCtcggcaaggcggcggcggccgacTTGTGGCGCATCGACGCCGCCGCCGTCAGCGACGCCCTGA
- the LOC123427861 gene encoding FCS-Like Zinc finger 2-like has protein sequence MACAFFFDAEPVGEPGVHALDACALCTKPLARDSDIFMYRGDTPFCSDECRHEQMRLDAACARQAAKAAAQSQKQFSSGTGSGRARRQSWEVSVAS, from the coding sequence ATGGCCTGCGCCTTCTTCTTCGACGCCGAGCCGGTCGGCGAGCCCGGCGTGCACGCCCTGGACGCGTGCGCGCTCTGCACCAAGCCGCTGGCACGGGACAGCGACATCTTCATGTACAGAGGGGACACGCCCTTCTGCAGCGACGAGTGCCGGCACGAGCAGATGCGGCTCGACGCCGCCTGCGCCAGGCAGGCGGCTAAGGCGGCCGCCCAGAGTCAGAAGCAGTTCTCTTCGGGAACGGGGTCCGGGCGTGCACGCCGGCAGTCCTGGGAGGTGTCCGTCGCGAGCTAA
- the LOC123427862 gene encoding FCS-Like Zinc finger 1-like gives MACAFFFDAEPLGEPGVRMHGPELELHACALCTKPLQSNSDIFMYKGDTPFCSEDCRYEQMHFDAAMARQQASARRKQQQQQQAQAPLGVPGAPAPVSAKADVSVAS, from the coding sequence ATGGCCTGCGCCTTCTTCTTCGACGCGGAGCCGCTGGGCGAGCCCGGGGTGCGCATGCACGGGCCGGAGCTGGAGCTGCACGCCTGCGCGCTCTGCACCAAGCCGCTGCAGAGCAACAGCGACATCTTCATGTACAAGGGGGACACCCCCTTCTGCAGCGAGGACTGCCGCTACGAGCAGATGCACTTCGACGCCGCCATGGCCAGGCAGCAGGCCAGCGCCAGgcggaagcagcagcagcagcagcaggcacaGGCGCCGCTCGGCGTGCCCGGAGCGCCGGCGCCCGTGTCCGCCAAGGCCGACGTGTCCGTGGCGAGCTAA